A window from Sus scrofa isolate TJ Tabasco breed Duroc chromosome 2, Sscrofa11.1, whole genome shotgun sequence encodes these proteins:
- the BST2 gene encoding bone marrow stromal antigen 2 (The RefSeq protein has 1 substitution compared to this genomic sequence), translated as MSPSLYSYSPLPMVSCLRESNLRDSRLWLVFLLCLLVVGLLVSLIIFAVKANSKGCKDGLRAQQECQNQTDHLQHQLTVAQEVLQRTKAQYTVCNQTVENLRDSLEMEKTQSQKQLKELQGEIKRLNQKLQEASEEAERLRKAFRRTTVNSGSFSCSSSSSLLFIAVVVLGLNALLT; from the exons ATGTCACCTAGTTTGTATTCCTACAGCCCTTTACCCATGGTGAGCTGCTtgagggaatcaaacctgcgagACAGCAGGCTGTGGCTGGTCTTCCTGCTCTGCCTGTTGGTGGTGGGTCTGCTGGTGTCTCTGATCATCTTTGCTGTCAAGGCCAACAGCAAGGGCTGCAAGGATGGCCTCCGAGCACAGCAGGAATGTCAAAACCAAACGGACCATCTGCAGCACCAGCTAACTGTGGCCCAGGAGGTCTTACAGAGGACCAAGGCCCAGTACACCGTTTGCAACCAGACTGTG GAGAACCTACGAGATTCTCTGGAGATGGAGAAGACGCAAAGTCAGAAGCAGCTGAAGGAGCTTCAGG GAGAGATCAAGAGATTGAATCAGAAGCTGCAGGAGGCTTCGGAAGAGGCGGAGCGACTAAG GAAGGAGTTCAGGAGAACAACAGTCAACTCCGGCAGCTTCAGCTGCTCCAGCTCTTCGAGCCTCCTGTTCATTGCAGTCGTGGTCCTGGGCCTCAATGCCCTGCTGACCTGA